Proteins from one Dermacentor variabilis isolate Ectoservices chromosome 1, ASM5094787v1, whole genome shotgun sequence genomic window:
- the LOC142585035 gene encoding antimicrobial peptide microplusin-like, with protein MKAVFVSCLLVVALVASTSAHHLELCKKSDAVLVTELECIRQKIPPATNAAFDNAVQQLGCADRACAMRKMCEGNDLEGAMAKYFTKEQIKDIHDAATACDPDVPHGHGH; from the exons ATGAAGGCTGTCTTCGTATCCTGCCTGCTCGTGGTCGCCCTCGTGGCTTCAACTTCGGCTCATCACCTGGAGCTTTGCA AGAAGAGCGACGCTGTGTTGGTGACGGAGCTCGAATGCATCAGGCAGAAGATTCCCCCGGCG ACCAACGCCGCCTTTGACAATGCGGTGCAGCAACTGGGCTGCGCTGACCGTGCTTGTGCCATGCGAAAGATGTGCGAAGGAAACGACCTG GAGGGAGCTATGGCAAAGTACTTCACC AAGGAGCAGATCAAGGACATCCACGATGCGGCCACTGCATGCGACCCTGACGTTCCCCACGGCCATGGCCATTAA